The genomic window cttgctacttttttagcttgggttgcttcccttagactatAGGCGGGATAGCGTTTCAGACACCTTAGCtatcgactgcgtcaatgctaaatatgtgactcggagtaagaatatgtaatttcaTTGTGCTTTATAACGATCTTGATCACTTTTTTGCAAACTCGCCTGCTTCCAAGTACATCATTCTAAATGCAGTGCAAATAAAATGTAACAAGATAATCTGCAATTGCAAATTTTATTTACTTTCTGTTCAAacacacgagacacaacacaaaaagcaacaagtcgcgtaaggcaaaaatacaacatttagtcaagctgtcgaactcacagaatgaaactgaacgcactgcaatttttcagcaagactcgtagcatcgtcagtccaccgcttgtggcaaaggcagtgaaattgacagtagttgcgctgagtaggatagcacgcttttctgtacctctcttcgttttaactttctgagcgtgtttttaatccaaacatatcatatctatatgtttttggaatcagaaaccgacaaggaataagatgaaagtgtttttaaattgatttctaaaatttaattttgatcataatttttatatttttaattttcagagcttgtttttaatccacatgaacatatttatatgtttttggaatcaggaaatgatgaagaataagatgaacgtaaatttggatcgttttatacattttttttttttttttacaattttcagatttttaatgactaaagtcattaattaatttttgagccaccaagctgaaatgcaataccgaagttcggcctacgtcgaagattgcttggccaaaatttcaatcaatttgattgaaaaatgagggtgtgacagtgccgcctcaacttttacataaagccggatttgacgtcatcaaagacatttatcgaaaaaatgaaaaaaacgtccggggatatcattcccaggaactctcatgtaaaatttcataaagatctgtccagtagtttagtctgaatcgctctacacacacacacgcacagacagacacacacacatacaccacgacactcgtctcgattccctctctatgttaaaacatttagtcaaaacttgactaaatgtaataaaaactaAACGTCATCAAGAAATATTTATGAACTAGTTACATATGGCAAAGTTAACATTTTCTGAAACTTACCACATGCACGCCACAGCCAATGGTCAATTTCAAAAAAGCGGGCAACAGTACTAAAATTGctgaaaccaaaaacaaaatcagggcaATTGTGAAAATAGGACCATAAAATGTATAGAAGcaacaggaaaggaaagaaaggGGAGAGAGTTTGTAACCTGGAAGAATCCCCggaatactcaagaaaaatGAAACATTTCTGGAAATTTGAAGAACAAAAATCCTTACCGATCAGAAGTCTACACGAATATTACTCATTAAAATTgctaacttcttcttcttcttcttcagcgttccagaaattctggtgacgtgtgagctcgtttgcccatttggattccccacactatactctgagagcatagtcagcttcactccgctttcgttgggaaggcatgctgggtattttcgtgtttccataacccaccgaactccgacatggattacaggatctttttcgtgcgcacttggtcttgtgcttgcgtgtacacacgaagggggttaaatcactagcaggtctgcacataagttgacctgggagatcggaaaaatctccactcttaacccaccaggcggcagcgaccgggatttgaactcacgacctcccgattaggaggccaacgtcttaccactgcgccacttcgcccgtcgaAAAATTGCTAACAACACAGTACACCATGGTCAAGCTTTAAAGTTTCACAGATGCGTACAAGTACTACATTTACACCAGTAAAATGACTTGATCTTACATGTCCAAATAAATGAGGAAGAGAATGACAACTATAAGGACGGAGGACAAGAATGATCTCCGGGCCACTGTTGACTGGTGACGCTTGTGCCATGTGGAATCCACCACTGGACTTCTGCTCAAGCTTGTCATATCTCTGTGCTATTACTGACTGGGCAGCTGCACCTGACTTGGCTGAAAAATTACACACAAAACATCAGCCACAACAAAAATGGACAGACGGCAacattatgagttatttctaataatgtaatatgctgactgttagcaaatgataacagacatgtcgagaaaaaagacatgtcgagaaaaaagatatcaagcatgagccttcaggcgaatgctgatgatttcgtttgtgagacatgtctgttatcatttgctaacagtcagcatattagaaataacggttttattatacattatttgtatgtttgaccaaaatatgacattttacacagattgagacaatcagtgttcctccgagaccgcgctagcggtcgaggtgaacaatgactgtcaagatctgtgtaaaatgtcatattttggtcaaaaatacaaataacatttatgtatcgatcgattctcgttagaattccttttagttttaatgattgaacgcacacacacatgcactattttgtagtctcggctggccgcctaaatatgaagttttgtcggcctctgacgtcacatggctcaaagaagggaaattcagtgttcaatcgatacattaccgtttatttctaccaaaagaaatttcgaagcgaccccgcgaattagacagaacagccgcaatgtcaacttgagcgctcctacctgattatgcctgtcagtcaaagaattttCGTGACCTCGGTCAGCCAATCAGCGTCACACACCTGatgtgatgaatattcacaggtcaaatgcgtttgacaacacaacaatctcacaagataaaccatgttgagcATGCATTTCGGTTGCTTcagtttttcttgttgaacagagagcgacagatttagaaccgactccagacggacgGGAAATGAcataaagatacatttgacgtaaagtgAGTGACGCagtttcacttgatttttccgaactttcaTCATTTAAATTttaagtgagcgggtcggcattgcacactcagagggtgggtggtgccttgctgttccgtaaagcacccaccgacaaaactcgcttttctgAATTTTTTTAGATAGAGTATTAtgtgacagcatttgaagtgtcattctttagaataaatcacttggatattgttgatttaaatttttactttctcttgtttatttttagcgtgataaacaaaaagggtccatGCCTGAACGTTAtcacatttagagggtcacctagaatccgtcctgattggtcaaaaagccatatggggcactgaattggtaataaacagCTATAGCCACCTAACTtatttattataaatataatgtACTGACAAATTGAAATCAAGGTATAAACCACATATAGCCATGTGGATCACTGGATGTTACAGAAGTTACTGAAAGAAGtgacaatagacgattttctgaaataactccgtcgagttgtatgggttgtggaagagtgaccttttcttgcaaaacctctcctaaacattggaggggccaatcactagcgaggggtgcaCCAAGCGCGTGACTGCCATAAGCCCATTTGAATTACCTTAGCGTTACTTCCCCTTCCAAAATGGCGGTTCGACAGGAAAATCTGTTAGAATTCCTGAATTCGCATGCGGCAGCAAAGCAAACATGCTTCGGTGAGAACGACGTATAATTTAAAAGGATTTGGTTATGGAAACATCGCTCCATCAAATTGTCTGGTACTCTCGTCCATTGAATCgctttcagtttcactttcACTCTCGTAAGCTTGAAGTAACTCCATGGCGTCAAACGGAAGTGAAATGACTATGGAACGCTTTGCAGTATGTCGTTATTGCGAGTAATTTATTTTAGCTGTGTTTTCTGTCATTTAGTTATCAATTGAAACGTTTTtaataaaaattacaaaacagaATCGTACTTTTATagttttaaattaaaaaaatttgcataccaaaaaagatttaaaaaaacatcaaaatctaCCAATGTTGTTAAGCATCATGTGACTTTCACCAAGATCAACGTAACACTGCAGGAACTTCACCCgtggggattccctgtatacagggaaaacgcctacaggaactccacctacagggaatccccttCTTTTGGTCAACATAGACCCCTTCAGCCTTACTGCATGCTTGCTGTGGTGTTTTGGAATGTTTTAATGGATTAATTTCTCAATGACTTTTATTAACTTTGATTcttacaaaaaagaaaaaaaagtaccaCTGTTCACAGAGTAATTTTGGGTAATGGCATGCATGTGATTGTGAACAAAAGGAGGAATGACCAGTCTTAGTTATCCCATTCCCATGGCCAGACGTGAGACAGCCCATGACCAAGtgaggcgaactgttttcacgaggcggagtgggcctttaactgAGTTGTATATTACGTTCACGCAACCGTGTATCTTCAACTGTCACATAGAGTAGGCCTACACGGCTACTCAGCCTAGTAGTTACTCAGCCTAGTAGTAGCTAGTACTGTTCATTCATTAGCTTATGCCTTTTAGGGCCTTTGATCAAAGGTTTGAACATCATCGGGCACATCAGCATATTTATGTACAACTGATGTGTTTGATGGCAGTTCAAGTTGAACATTTTATAATATTTTACAAAGTCTTCCGCAAAATTAACAACATTTACTAtcccaaacaaaacaatacattacaGGAATGAAATTCAGGCGCAGTTTTCACACCCGGCGCGGCATGTCCTCTTAATAGTTAGCTTTATCAGCTGTTTTCGTATATCACATTAAAAAAACTTGGATTGTTTCCCAATCTTGCCTGAACAGATTTAATAGATTTGTACACAGCATATAAAAATTAACGAGAAAGCATGACACGGAATTGTTTATTCAAACTCTTTCCCTAAATGGATAAGTTCCAAAATTATCTTATTAGCTTTAGTTAACAAGTTCAAAATGGCTGACGGAGATGCGGATCAGGTGCGTTTTGATGtcgttatgtgtgtttgtgtatctatATTTTCTTTGCCTACAAATGTCATTCTGTCATCATTAAATTGTGGTCGTTTGGCACAGCAGAATGATCGGGTATGATATTCGTTCAATGTCAATGATGCTCCATACCACACACGAGGAATGAATTGCAGCTTTGTACAGTAGCGTAGCAGGCTATATCACAGTATGTCAatacgtcccaataccattacgtcccagtaccattacgtcccagtaccaatacgtcccagtaccattgcgtcccaatacTATTGGGTCCCAGTACGTTAGgctatatgaagtcttatatcgcgcgcgtatctccagactcggactcaaggcgcagggatctatttatgccgtgtgagatggaattttttacacaatacatcacgcattcacatcgaccagcagatcgcagccatttcggcgcatatcctacttttcacggcctattattccaagtcacacgggtattttggtggacattttttatctatgcccacacaattttgccaggaaagacccttttgtcaatcgtgggatctttaacgtgctcacccccaatgtagtgtacacgaagggacctcggtttttcgtctcatccgaaagactagcacttgaacccaccacctaggttaggaaaggggggagaaaattgctaacgccctgacccagggtcgaactcgcaacctctcgcttccgagcgcaagtgcgttaccactcggccacccacctagtgaatttaatttctgagatgttaatgtagcagtgtagcgacacgttttgtaatataaaaagtgcgttttgtaatacatttattacaaatcgtgttcggattacacaatttttattacaaaacgcgttCAACACGATTGGTAATAAAAATTGTTCACACCCACCCATCCCTTCTTTCCCCTTGTCTGACCACGATGATCACGTACCCCATCCCCCCTTCCGCGGGTCCCCCCCTTCCGCGGCCCACACCTCACTGTGCCCACCTCACCTCcccattcacccccccccccccccacacacacacacccacacacactgcccATCACGGCGTTCAAGCATTGCTCAAGTAACAATtgtgttgggacgtaatggtacggggacgtaatGGGATTCCTTTATGGGAGGGATGTATCGAGATGCAATTTTCTTAGGACCTATCGACACGCAATTTTCTTGGAACGCAATggcactgggacccaatggtattgggacccaatgggattgcttaatgggacgcaatgagacggcattttttggggacgcaatggtactgggacgtattggcatgacCCCGCGTAGCATTAGCAGACGCTGTCTCTGCTCGTGCTGTTCATTAGTGAACGGGGATGTTGTCGCACTGCTTTATAGATCTACAGATACAAACCTGGtaatacactttttttttagatggcCTTTACTGCTTCAGTATGGCAGAGTAGAACTAAAGATGATAACTATGGTCGTGTGCTTTGAGTTGAGCAGCCACTGTCAGTTTCCTCCTGAAAGCACATGTTAATTCTTTATTCGTCTGCATGAGGGTGGCGTTTAAATGGCAAGATTTGCTACGGTTATTGCCTCTTGGGGCCACGCAGTCTAACATGTAATACTCGCTCTGTTACCACTATCAGTTCGTTCTCATTTGCATTGTCTGCTCCATCATGCTCAttcattgtttatttattctTAATTAACACCCTTATTTAAGTTATTATAATCATGCACCCGACATTATCTGCTGGACAAGACCTGTCAGTTTTAATAAATCACTCAGCAGATGGTCTTTACCTAAACTAAAACTGTTACTGATACTTTCACATTTAGGCTGTACCAGCCCAAACTGTGGAAGAGCCTTTGGATTTGATCAGACTCAGCCTGGATGAGAGGATTTACGTCAAGATGAGAAATGACAGGGAGCTGAAAGGCAGATTACATGTGAGTTAATGTAGCAGAACGCTTTACTGAGGTAAACCAGCAATCTCCAAGATTAGTCCAGTGTGAGGTATATCATTACAGTTCACACTGAGTGAATTTCAAAACGGTATGTTGTACTTCCATGGGGTTAATTCTGCAGATAGCGAGGTAAACCTTGTACAGAACAtatacttacttactgcccgttatgctggttggcatgtagggcagcatACAGAACATACATGCATCCCAAGTGGGATTAGCGCTGATGTTTTCAATAAATTCTGTTATGTCTCTGTCACCTTTCCACAATGTATGCAATGCATGCACGCAGACATGTATGGATATATGTTTTGCCAAATTCACGGATTTGCTGAATTCGCAGAATTAGAAACATTTTTGCActtttcgcgtaatcggcaaaacactCCCCATTATGCAAAATCGGCAGCATTTTGCAGAAAACGTGTAAAGGCTTCAAAAATGTGCCTATTTTGCGAAATCGGCGGCCACTTTTGCTTCTAAAGTTCGAAATGCCTGGGAaatcatcacacttagacagctAGATACTGAAATGAATAGGTATCGCAATAATCGATGTTATCACAAAAAGTGTAGTTTTTgtgcatttccggagttatgctcaacacagaccaacacagatCATAAGAGCTTCAATAAggaggtaaagcaatgttaatgcaatgttctggtgacacaaaaactTAATTGTAAACATCTTGCTAAATTAACATTTTGCAGAGAACCTATAGTCATCAATGGGTGATTAAGCGTTAAGAGTAACAGTGCATGTTTCACTTTCAGGCCTACGATCAGCATCTGAACATGGTACTTGGAGATGTGGAAGAAACTGTCACCACAGTGGAGATTGACGAGGAGACCTACGAGGAAATTTACAAGGTGGGTTACATAACTTGTTTCTTTTGAAAACTTGTCGAATTGTAGAAAATGGTGCTAAACCTACAAAGTTGGCTGATTGTTTTGCTTGCATGAATGATAACATATTTTAAAAATGGTTGGGTTTGCATAGACACTGAATGGGTGCGCTTCATTATAGAGATGTCATTGTGTGATTTATTTTGAGGTAGATAAAAATGGCACCATAAATGTAAAGTTTCTCTTATACCAAAACAGCGacctttctttcattcttgtGTGTTAACTACGGGTAATCTCCCAGCTGTTAGCTTTTTCTGCAACAGTGAAGTCATATTTGTGTGCATAGGCATGCTCATACTCTTTAATTAATTTTAGTAAGTCTTctggttgttgatgttgttgaacatttcttcttcttctttagttCTTATCTCGTGCATTTTGAAGATATTGCTCTTACAGGTACACTGTAGAGAATGCATGCACTGATGGCTTTTGCAGCATTGTTACCAttcgatttttgttgttgattttcagTCCACTAAGAGGAACATCCCCATGCTGTTTGTGAGAGGTGATGGAGTCATTCTAGTTTCACCACCGATGAGAACCGCCACCTGACCCATTATCATTGTTTCCATCATCGTTATCACAAGTGTTCCGTCGTTTTCACTGTTaaagtcattttgttttcactgtttgtgtcagtgtctgatTTGGGAGATGGGATGTTCTTGTTAGTGCTATCTTTTTTTTACCGAAGTTCATGTGTTCATAATCTTTGTAAGAACAAAAGGTTGAAATACTTGACCAGATGAAAACTTTACAGAGATTTTGTTAGTTGTTCGGATGGATCAGTGAGTGAGAGCTTGAAATGAATAAATTCATTCCACTAACCTATGAGTCATAAGAGTTTGTAATGACCCACCCAATGTTGAGTTGCTGATCAACATGCAGAATAGGGTTGATCCTGTTGCTGAATCCTGTTTCAGGCATGGTGTTGGCGACaggttaagtggagaaagatgTGTATGCTTTGCAACGGGGAGGAGTAGCAGTAGGAGCTGGTTACCTAGAGATGTTCCAGAAAACTGCTCTTAGTATGGTTGTGGGGACGAGAACAAAGATCAAACGTGGCTTCTGACTGCAAAACGTTTAAGTTTTTTCATTGCAGATCAAGAACAGACTTTCTCCATGGCTTGATCTTGCTTTCTTTTTAAATTGACAGGCTTTAGGATAAACGTTATGACTTTGTTCCTAGAGGGAGTTGAAGTAGCTGGTGAGCTGTCTTAATGGAGGCCCTTTCTTGCTGAAAAGCAGACAAAAAACTCAATTTTCAGAAGATATCCTTTATTTCTCCAAGCTTATGATTTGGCAATATTTTTTGTTACATTCTTAAGCCACAAAGCTTATTTCTTCTTTCACATGAAAAAAACGCAGTGACACCATTATCTTTACACAAAAGacggtcataaattcatcagaAATGTTTCGATTGCACTGACACAATTTACACAAGCATGTATACATCAGCCACTCTAGTGGTGCCACAATGCAATTAAGAATCGGTTGACGAATGTAAATACTGGGGACTGCCCAGCGCACATATGGACAGTGGAGAATTGGTTGCAGTGTCGTCACTGGTGCATTGCAGTAACAACAGCTGTCGTGCACAGCCGCTCTCTACCatgctctctcactctctcattgGAAAGCAACACAAACTTTATGAATATACCGGCCTTGTTCACAGAGCAAGAGTTTGCAGCAATCAATACAAAATTCGTATGCAGCCTTTTCCACCACAGAGCCCACAACAAACGCAAAGTCTACAAAATAATCACATTTTGTCCACAACAGTTACCATCAAACATGTATAAATCATGATACTCTCTTACCCTATTAGATATACTTGCCATCTCTCTCACAGCAGCAACATTTTTGCATGAACAGATATACTGCCTCAGCATACTCAAATGTACCCCATGAAACCACTGCTGTTAAAGGTGCATTCCTACCTGTCTTCACTGTTAAACCAGATCCGTCCAGGCTTAAACACGGGTTAAGAGCATCTTTCCATTTGGGCATATGCACCAAAATAATAACCTGACTGCTTCCGCTGTAAAGTGGGAATTTTTTCCTGAATGAATTTTGTGAATGACATCTTTGTCaatctgtgaaataaattcaaGGACAAATGACCACTctacacaggaagcagccagactGAAGATATCTGGTATGTGTACAAGTGGAAGGAAGCTCTTATCCCCTGTAGAAAGCAGGACAGAACTGTGTTGGTGCACACTGATAGTTTATACTGGAAGGAAGGTAGCTTTAACTGAAACAAACAGCATTACCTGTGCACCcattacaaaaacaaagaagaaaacaaacagaaaactaAGTGTGAGATCAAACTTTTGACTGATTAAtacctcaacaacaaaaaatctgtTTTCATTGTATTAAGTTCAGACTGAAATCCTAACACACCTGCTCAGATCATTCAGTCAACACATCAGCCGAATGAGCAGTGATCATTTGACAGTCTTGCAAAATAATACCCAACAGAAAACATCTGATACACTGTAGTTCATTTCCCAAATAAAAGGAAGCCATGCTGAACTCTTCCATTCTATGAGGATAACATTTGTGTAGAGCtgaatgcacaaaagaaagagTAACACGTGCTCAAGAAGCAGTTCTTTGCAGGTGCACTTAGAAGTCTTCACTTTGCAGGTGCACTTAGAAGTCTTCACTTTGAAGGTGCACTTAGAAGTCTTCACTTTGCAGGTGCACTTAGAAGTCTTCACTTTGCATGTACACTTAGAAGTCTTCACTTTGCAGGTGCACTTAGAAGTCTTCACTTTGCAGGTGCACTTAGAAGTCTTCACTTTGCAGGTGCACTTAGAAGTCTTCACTTTGCAGGTGCACTTAGAAGTCTTCACTTTGAAGGTGCACTTAGAAGTCTTCACTTTGCAGGTGCACTTAGAAGTCTTCACTTTGCATGTACACTTAGAAGTCTTCACTTTGCAGGTGCACTTAGAAGTCTTCACTTTGCAGGTGCACTTAGAAGTCTTCACTTTGCATGTACACTTAGAAGTCTTCACTTTGCAGGTGCACTTAGAAGTCTTCACTTTGCAGGTGCACTTAGAAGTCTTCACTTTGCAGGTGCACTTAGAAGTCTTCACTTTGAAGGTGCACTTAGAAGTCTTCACTTTGCAGGTGCACTTAGAAGTCTTCACTTTGCATGTACACTCACAAATGTACATGTGCAACTGCAAGTCCTCACTCTGTTAACATCTTTATGGTTGTATTTCATCCATGAATAAGGTGTGAATGGTGACACATTTGAGCTCTGAAATCCttgaacagacacaaacagaaattCAGTTTTCTTATTCCTCCATCATTAGCCATCAATGGGAATCATGTCGATCAGGTTTCCCTTGGGCTGTGTCATTGTCTCTGGGAAGAAGGACGCCAGTTTGTCAAACAGCTCTGTCCGCTGGCTGAAGTATTCGGGGGTCTCTCCTGCGCACAGAGAGAGGTCAAGTTATACACTGAGCATAGCATTTCACTCTAGTGTGGTTCATGCATGAAGTTGTAACACTGTTTGAGCTATAACAACACCTGTCCACTTAAAACAGTGATTCCTTGGTTGGTCTTGTCCAACCTTACAACCCTGTTCCTCCCCTATCTCTCCTGCTAGCTCATAGCCAGAAAGATACAAACTTCATatcataacaaaacaaaacaaatttcagAAATTTTTTTCTGCCATAAAAGTAAAGTTGGAGCTAGACAAGCTTTGTGGTATAAATGATGTTGACACACCTTTAAACTGTCCTGTTTTTTACCTTATCAAATTGCCAGACTAAATCAGTAATAGTTATATACCTTCCATGAGTGACGTGTCTCCAGCAGCATACGCTTTGAACAGGTTTGTAGTCAGCAACTGAAActgcaacaaaacaaacagaacatCTGACATGCTGCGCTAGGAAATCATAATTGAGAAAAGTCAGATTCAACCAAAAGCCACTGTTGAGTGATGTCTTTTCTGTGTTCTGTGAAAATACACAGTCACAATATTTAGAAACAAGAGACAACATATGAGAGCCCTACAACAGAATAAGCACATTCCGCTCTTAAAAGAGAAGATAACGAACACTACTCATGCCCATATTCCTGACATATCAATCAGATATGTCAGAAGTTGTTATTTGCTGTATGTCATGCTCACATCAATATC from Littorina saxatilis isolate snail1 linkage group LG4, US_GU_Lsax_2.0, whole genome shotgun sequence includes these protein-coding regions:
- the LOC138964060 gene encoding U6 snRNA-associated Sm-like protein LSm3, which translates into the protein MADGDADQAVPAQTVEEPLDLIRLSLDERIYVKMRNDRELKGRLHAYDQHLNMVLGDVEETVTTVEIDEETYEEIYKSTKRNIPMLFVRGDGVILVSPPMRTAT